The Bacillus sp. (in: firmicutes) nucleotide sequence ATTTTTTTGTACTATATATTGTGAAGAAATTCACAAGTACGGCAAAAATATTTAAACATTCTGTTACAAAACAAAATTTCCAGTATAAACGTCATGAAAAGTGTTATAATGATATATATACATTATTTCAGTAAAGCGCTTTCAAGCCATTCGAAGTAATTGACCCTCTATCTTTACAGAGAGTCAAAACTTAAATTCTGTAAATATCAATTATTATTATAAAGATCGCAAATATACTGGATAACTGATTGCTCTTCCTCTTTTGCTTTTTGTTGCTCTACAGGTTTTACCTCAACCGTATTTTGCATATTGTATCTTCCTTCCATAATTAACGTTTTAAAAAATTTATCGATATTTTCTGATAATTTTAAACCCGAATACTCATTAAGTCAACACCATTTCCACTAATTTTTCTTAGAAATTTGTGGCATTCTTTTGTAAGCGATAACATAAAACAAAAGGAAAATCCGAACAAAATAAAAAACTGCAAAAATGCTTGCAGTCATACTTTCATTTAAAATATTAATCTCCTAATGGTTGCTTCCTAGGTTCAGATGAAGGAAATAATCGGCGCTCTCCATGACCTTTATAATCACGCAAGTATTCTTTTAACGCCTTTTTTACATTTTTCCTAATAGGAAGCTTTTTTTTATCGGACCGTTCGTCTTGCCTACTTACAGTTTTAAGCATTTGACAAACCCCCTTAAGAAATGTAATTCCCTTACTTACATTATAATAGATTTATGCAAATACAGAAATAGGGAATTGAGAGAAGAATAATGTTAAATATGTCTAACAGTATCATCAAGTCGTTCTGCTGTAGCCGCTACTTTCTCTGTTGCTTGACCAATCTCTTCGGTCACCTTCACAAGCTCCTTCATTTTAGCCTCGACACTTTCGATATCCTGTAATGATTCATTAATAGAATGGGTAATATTTTCAAATGCTTCATTCGTAAAATTAGATTCTTCTTCACCATGAACAACCATACTTTGAACATCATTGATCGAGCGAACAACTTCTGTTGTGTATTCATTAGACTGATTAATTAATGTACTGATTTCAGCAACTGATTTTTTTGTTTCATCGGCAAGCTTTCGAACCTCATCAGCTACAACAGCAAATCCTTTCCCATATTCTCCTGCTCTGGCAGCTTCTATCGCCGAATTTAATGCCAATAAATTTGTTTGCTCAGCAATGTCTTGGACGATAGAAACTACCTTTTTAATTCGCTCGCTAGAGTCATTAAGTTCTAGGATCACAGACTTCATATGGGTTGTACTAGATGTAATCGAATGAATTTGGTTTTTTAAGGTGAGCATCCGTTTTTGTCCTTCCACTGCAGCATCTTTCGTTAGTTTTGATTTTTCCGTGCTGTTCATTACATTAAAACTAACTTCCTGGCTGCTGGCAATTAATTCTTCAACAGAGGCACTCGTTTCTACGGAAAGCGCTGCAACCTCTTCGCTGACATCTAAAATCCGCGCCTTTAAATCGCTTTTCACGGCATCATATCGCTTTTCTCTTTCCGAAATATTTTCAGCTTCATATTCATTTAAAACAAGCTGAATTTCAAAATTTAATAAGATTGTTACGGCTCTTACAAATTGAAGGATTGATTTACGTCCCCCTACATTTTCAAAAATCAAATCAATTAAACAGTTTTGAATGTTCTGTAATGCTGCCATATACCA carries:
- a CDS encoding globin-coupled sensor protein, which produces MVFFKRNALKEEVIVDGELLKNAREMEVFISVSSLELQKHMELINLDVKTLKLIKALQPMVEENIESVVNYFYDKMMNIKELTQIVEKYSTFDRLKMTLQNYLVEIFNGTIDDQSIESRKRIAKVHYDIGLEPIWYMAALQNIQNCLIDLIFENVGGRKSILQFVRAVTILLNFEIQLVLNEYEAENISEREKRYDAVKSDLKARILDVSEEVAALSVETSASVEELIASSQEVSFNVMNSTEKSKLTKDAAVEGQKRMLTLKNQIHSITSSTTHMKSVILELNDSSERIKKVVSIVQDIAEQTNLLALNSAIEAARAGEYGKGFAVVADEVRKLADETKKSVAEISTLINQSNEYTTEVVRSINDVQSMVVHGEEESNFTNEAFENITHSINESLQDIESVEAKMKELVKVTEEIGQATEKVAATAERLDDTVRHI